In Arachis stenosperma cultivar V10309 chromosome 1, arast.V10309.gnm1.PFL2, whole genome shotgun sequence, one DNA window encodes the following:
- the LOC130935195 gene encoding uncharacterized protein LOC130935195, with amino-acid sequence MVNLPEDIVIPSSDQAFDELVHFSYPNILENMSSKDFFKARTILAPTLDIVEEVNNHLMAIIPGGKKLYLSSDSICMDKGNMESQLDLYGPELLNSINCSGLPLHKLILKVGVPVMLLRNIDQSSGLCNGTRLQVRKLGNHVIECEVLTDNNVGHIALIPRMNMVPTNETIPVRFQRRQFPIIVSFAMKINKSQGQTLSHVGLYLPRPVFTHGQLYVALSRVKNKRGLKVLLMNHVGMSANSTINVVYREVFEKIVF; translated from the coding sequence ATGGTGAATCTGCCAGAAGATATTGTTATTCCTTCTTCGGACCAGGCATTTGATGAGTTGGTTCATTTTTCTTATCCAAATATTTTGGAAAACATGTCCTCAAAGGATTTTTTTAAAGCAAGAACTATACTGGCTCCCACACTAGACATTGTTGAAGAGGTCAACAACCATCTGATGGCTATCATTCCTGGAGGGAAAAAATTATATCTTAGTTCGGATTCTATTTGTATGGATAAAGGAAATATGGAGAGTCAACTAGATCTCTATGGTCCTGAATTACTGAATAGCATAAATTGTTCTGGTTTGCCTCTACATAAATTAATACTCAAGGTTGGTGTTCCGGTGATGTTACTAAGGAATATTGACCAATCCAGTGGTCTTTGTAATGGTACAAGACTACAAGTTAGGAAGCTTGGAAATCATGTCATAGAATGTGAAGTCTTAACGGATAACAATGTTGGTCATATTGCTTTGATTCCAAGAATGAATATGGTACCAACAAATGAAACCATCCCAGTTAGATTCCAACGAAGACAGTTTCCCATAATAGTATCGTTTGCCATGAAAATTAATAAGTCTCAGGGACAAACTTTATCTCACGTTGGATTGTACTTGCCCAGACCAGTTTTTACACATGGCCAACTATATGTGGCACTTTCAAGAGTTAAGAATAAGAGAGGTTTAAAAGTTTTACTTATGAATCACGTAGGAATGTCTGCAAATTCAACCATCAATGTTGTTTATAGAGAAGTCTTTGAAAAAATAGTATTCTAA
- the LOC130946852 gene encoding presenilin-like protein At2g29900: MDSNAMAQLQRPSTETPTLLDSLGEEIIRIVAPVSICMFLVVILVSILNTGDSSFSVSSIATIAYTETTSDSSWDKFLGALLNSLAFVVVVTVATFVLVLLFYFRCTGFLKIYMGFSAFVVLGFLGGEVFIFLIQHFSTPIDCFTFLLLLCNFAVVGVMAVFMSKMAIIVTQSYLVVIGILVAYWFTMLPEWTTWAMLVAMALYDLAAVLLPIGPLRLLVELAISRDEEIPALVYEARPVNVENLDPRVAVAQRRLWRERRVTENSNLRGDANVNVSNNNALGLGANAELNPGSDSNSNNPSSAGEDAILDSNLGSSTSYGIYSDRNLVRAEEGRVQETNSEITTPLIGHGVNVRIHSRAENVDASDENLMLEGIGLGSSGAIKLGLGDFIFYSVLVGRAAMYDFMTVYACYLAIIAGLGITLMLLAFYQKALPALPVSVALGVLFYFLTRLLLEVFVVQCSMNLLMF; encoded by the coding sequence ATGGATTCGAACGCCATGGCACAACTCCAAAGACCTTCAACCGAAACCCCAACCCTGCTCGATTCTCTGGGCGAAGAAATCATCAGAATTGTAGCCCCAGTCTCAATCTGCATGTTCCTCGTTGTAATCCTCGTCTCCATTCTCAACACGGGTGACTCTTCCTTCTCCGTTTCCAGCATCGCCACCATTGCGTACACCGAGACAACCTCCGATTCCTCCTGGGACAAGTTCCTAGGTGCCCTGCTCAACTCCCTCGCCTTCGTCGTCGTCGTCACCGTGGCCACCTTCGTCCTCGTCCTCCTCTTCTATTTCAGGTGCACTGGCTTCCTCAAAATCTACATGGGTTTCTCCGCTTTCGTCGTTCTAGGGTTCCTCGGCGgtgaagttttcatctttttgatTCAGCATTTTAGTACCCCAATTGATTGCTTCACTTTCTTGTTGCTTCTGTGTAATTTTGCTGTTGTTGGTGTTATGGCTGTCTTTATGTCGAAAATGGCTATTATTGTTACTCAGAGTTACTTGGTTGTTATTGGGATTCTTGTTGCTTATTGGTTCACTATGTTGCCTGAATGGACCACTTGGGCCATGCTTGTTGCCATGGCATTGTATGATCTTGCTGCCGTTTTGTTGCCTATTGGTCCCTTGAGGCTTCTCGTTGAACTCGCCATATCGCGGGACGAGGAGATTCCGGCTTTGGTTTATGAAGCTAGGCCTGTGAATGTTGAGAATTTGGATCCTAGGGTTGCTGTTGCTCAGAGGAGGCTGTGGAGAGAGAGGAGGGTTACCGAGAATTCAAATCTCCGGGGTGATGCTAATGTGAATGTTAGTAATAATAATGCCTTAGGTCTTGGTGCCAATGCTGAGTTGAACCCTGGTTCGGATTCAAACAGTAATAATCCCAGTTCGGCTGGGGAAGATGCTATTTTGGATTCGAATTTGGGTTCTAGTACTTCTTATGGGATCTATAGTGACAGGAATTTGGTTAGAGCTGAAGAGGGGCGAGTTCAGGAGACCAATTCAGAGATTACTACCCCATTGATTGGTCACGGAGTGAATGTTCGGATACATAGCAGAGCAGAAAATGTGGATGCATCAGATGAGAATTTGATGTTGGAGGGAATCGGATTGGGTTCATCCGGCGCAATCAAGTTAGGGCTGGGCGATTTCATCTTCTATAGTGTTTTGGTTGGCAGGGCTGCAATGTATGATTTTATGACTGTGTATGCGTGTTATCTCGCTATCATTGCTGGTCTGGGGATAACACTGATGCTTTTGGCTTTTTATCAGAAGGCTTTGCCTGCTCTTCCCGTGTCGGTCGCACTGGGGGTGCTGTTTTATTTCTTGACCAGGCTCTTACTTGAAGTGTTTGTAGTACAATGTTCCATGAATCTTCTGATGTTTTAA